A genomic region of Papaver somniferum cultivar HN1 chromosome 7, ASM357369v1, whole genome shotgun sequence contains the following coding sequences:
- the LOC113298199 gene encoding F-box protein SKIP14-like isoform X1 encodes MTLNFSRRPLEENSGIRIGSYAMDGGFSEKNVGVDGYVRAHHCHHDAWDFLGNSFDSGKDIRGGGDWVNSLDRADILDILPADPFGMSATFTAAITGWIEDFETFETDSLSFIWNSAMKIHSDNEGGMMNERLNNSSCRFGERTGEEFLSLDNGDSGFDSNHREASGEIASAMDIDGGCPEGLLFALSYLNSQDLLSVERVCKLLRSTVQGDALLWRDIHIDQPLSERITDDGLLQLASRAQGSLRTLSLVKCSRITDDGLKRVLESNPTLIKLNVPGCTKLTVEGIVESLKTFKSTSTPGIKQLRVGGRYDVTQIHFEELMSLIGADGCKEKSNVLKPRFYGQYSLPCDDDCAMDIEACPKCQMFRMVYDCPAESCQGKKMESQLCRACKFCILRCYQCGRCINGIEYEETFCLEPLCSGCWKQVMNCQETRYCLRLYG; translated from the exons ATGACCTTGAATTTTTCACGGCGTCCATTGGAAGAGAATTCGGGGATTAGAATCGGTAGTTACGCTATGGATGGAGGATTTTCAGAGAAGAATGTGGGAGTAGATGGGTATGTACGAGCTCACCACTGTCATCATGATGCTTGGGATTTTCTTGGGAATTCTTTTGATTCTGGAAAAGATATAAGGGGTGGTGGCGACTGGGTGAATTCGCTTGATCGTGCTGACATTCTTGATATCTTACCTGCAGATCCTTTTGGCATGAGTGCAACTTTTACAGCAGCAATTACCGGATGGATTGAAGATTTTGAAACTTTCGAAACTGATAGTTTGAGTTTTATCTGGAATAGTGCTATGAAGATTCATTCGGATAATGAGGGGGGGATGATGAATGAGAGATTAAACAATTCATCTTGTAGATTTGGGGAGAGAACTGGGGAGGAGTTTTTGAGTTTGGACAATGGTGATTCTGGGTTTGATAGCAATCATAGAGAAGCTTCTGGGGAGATTGCTAGTGCTATGGATATAGATGGAGGATGTCCTGAGGGTTTACTGTTTGCCCTTAGCTATCTGAATTCACAGGATCTTCTGTCTGTCGAAAGGGTCTGCAAATTATTGCGCTCAACTGTTCAGGGTGATGCTCTTTTGTGGAGGGATATTCATATTGATCAGCCATTGAGTGAGCGGATTACAGACGATGGTCTTCTTCAACTAGCTAGCAGGGCTCAAGGAAGCTTGAGAACTCTGAGTCTGGTGAAATGTTCTAGGATAACAGATGATGGTCTGAAACGTGTGCTTGAAAGCAATCCAACATTAATCAAG CTGAATGTCCCAGGATGTACAAAACTAACCGTTGAGGGGATCGTGGAAAGCTTGAAGACTTTCAAGTCTACTAGTACACCAGGGATTAAACAGCTAAGAGTTGGTGGACGTTATGACGTGACACAGATACACTTCGAAGAGTTGATGTCCTTGATAGGTGCGGACGGTTGCAAAGAGAAGTCTAATGTTCTCAAGCCAAGGTTCTATGGTCAGTATTCCCTACCTTGTGATGATGATTGTGCCATGGATATTGAGGCTTGCCCGAAATGTCAGATGTTCCGGATGGTTTACGATTGTCCAGCAGAGAGCTGCCAAGGTAAAAAGATGGAATCTCAGTTATGCAGAGCATGTAAGTTTTGCATTTTACGGTGTTATCAATGTGGTCGGTGCATCAATGGCATCGAATATGAGGAAACATTTTGTTTAGAGCCGCTTTGCTCAGGTTGCTGGAAGCAGGTCATGAACTGCCAAGAGACCAGATACTGTCTTCGTCTTTATGGCTAG
- the LOC113298199 gene encoding F-box protein SKIP14-like isoform X2, protein MDPFGMSATFTAAITGWIEDFETFETDSLSFIWNSAMKIHSDNEGGMMNERLNNSSCRFGERTGEEFLSLDNGDSGFDSNHREASGEIASAMDIDGGCPEGLLFALSYLNSQDLLSVERVCKLLRSTVQGDALLWRDIHIDQPLSERITDDGLLQLASRAQGSLRTLSLVKCSRITDDGLKRVLESNPTLIKLNVPGCTKLTVEGIVESLKTFKSTSTPGIKQLRVGGRYDVTQIHFEELMSLIGADGCKEKSNVLKPRFYGQYSLPCDDDCAMDIEACPKCQMFRMVYDCPAESCQGKKMESQLCRACKFCILRCYQCGRCINGIEYEETFCLEPLCSGCWKQVMNCQETRYCLRLYG, encoded by the exons ATGG ATCCTTTTGGCATGAGTGCAACTTTTACAGCAGCAATTACCGGATGGATTGAAGATTTTGAAACTTTCGAAACTGATAGTTTGAGTTTTATCTGGAATAGTGCTATGAAGATTCATTCGGATAATGAGGGGGGGATGATGAATGAGAGATTAAACAATTCATCTTGTAGATTTGGGGAGAGAACTGGGGAGGAGTTTTTGAGTTTGGACAATGGTGATTCTGGGTTTGATAGCAATCATAGAGAAGCTTCTGGGGAGATTGCTAGTGCTATGGATATAGATGGAGGATGTCCTGAGGGTTTACTGTTTGCCCTTAGCTATCTGAATTCACAGGATCTTCTGTCTGTCGAAAGGGTCTGCAAATTATTGCGCTCAACTGTTCAGGGTGATGCTCTTTTGTGGAGGGATATTCATATTGATCAGCCATTGAGTGAGCGGATTACAGACGATGGTCTTCTTCAACTAGCTAGCAGGGCTCAAGGAAGCTTGAGAACTCTGAGTCTGGTGAAATGTTCTAGGATAACAGATGATGGTCTGAAACGTGTGCTTGAAAGCAATCCAACATTAATCAAG CTGAATGTCCCAGGATGTACAAAACTAACCGTTGAGGGGATCGTGGAAAGCTTGAAGACTTTCAAGTCTACTAGTACACCAGGGATTAAACAGCTAAGAGTTGGTGGACGTTATGACGTGACACAGATACACTTCGAAGAGTTGATGTCCTTGATAGGTGCGGACGGTTGCAAAGAGAAGTCTAATGTTCTCAAGCCAAGGTTCTATGGTCAGTATTCCCTACCTTGTGATGATGATTGTGCCATGGATATTGAGGCTTGCCCGAAATGTCAGATGTTCCGGATGGTTTACGATTGTCCAGCAGAGAGCTGCCAAGGTAAAAAGATGGAATCTCAGTTATGCAGAGCATGTAAGTTTTGCATTTTACGGTGTTATCAATGTGGTCGGTGCATCAATGGCATCGAATATGAGGAAACATTTTGTTTAGAGCCGCTTTGCTCAGGTTGCTGGAAGCAGGTCATGAACTGCCAAGAGACCAGATACTGTCTTCGTCTTTATGGCTAG
- the LOC113298199 gene encoding F-box protein SKIP14-like isoform X3: MSATFTAAITGWIEDFETFETDSLSFIWNSAMKIHSDNEGGMMNERLNNSSCRFGERTGEEFLSLDNGDSGFDSNHREASGEIASAMDIDGGCPEGLLFALSYLNSQDLLSVERVCKLLRSTVQGDALLWRDIHIDQPLSERITDDGLLQLASRAQGSLRTLSLVKCSRITDDGLKRVLESNPTLIKLNVPGCTKLTVEGIVESLKTFKSTSTPGIKQLRVGGRYDVTQIHFEELMSLIGADGCKEKSNVLKPRFYGQYSLPCDDDCAMDIEACPKCQMFRMVYDCPAESCQGKKMESQLCRACKFCILRCYQCGRCINGIEYEETFCLEPLCSGCWKQVMNCQETRYCLRLYG; the protein is encoded by the exons ATGAGTGCAACTTTTACAGCAGCAATTACCGGATGGATTGAAGATTTTGAAACTTTCGAAACTGATAGTTTGAGTTTTATCTGGAATAGTGCTATGAAGATTCATTCGGATAATGAGGGGGGGATGATGAATGAGAGATTAAACAATTCATCTTGTAGATTTGGGGAGAGAACTGGGGAGGAGTTTTTGAGTTTGGACAATGGTGATTCTGGGTTTGATAGCAATCATAGAGAAGCTTCTGGGGAGATTGCTAGTGCTATGGATATAGATGGAGGATGTCCTGAGGGTTTACTGTTTGCCCTTAGCTATCTGAATTCACAGGATCTTCTGTCTGTCGAAAGGGTCTGCAAATTATTGCGCTCAACTGTTCAGGGTGATGCTCTTTTGTGGAGGGATATTCATATTGATCAGCCATTGAGTGAGCGGATTACAGACGATGGTCTTCTTCAACTAGCTAGCAGGGCTCAAGGAAGCTTGAGAACTCTGAGTCTGGTGAAATGTTCTAGGATAACAGATGATGGTCTGAAACGTGTGCTTGAAAGCAATCCAACATTAATCAAG CTGAATGTCCCAGGATGTACAAAACTAACCGTTGAGGGGATCGTGGAAAGCTTGAAGACTTTCAAGTCTACTAGTACACCAGGGATTAAACAGCTAAGAGTTGGTGGACGTTATGACGTGACACAGATACACTTCGAAGAGTTGATGTCCTTGATAGGTGCGGACGGTTGCAAAGAGAAGTCTAATGTTCTCAAGCCAAGGTTCTATGGTCAGTATTCCCTACCTTGTGATGATGATTGTGCCATGGATATTGAGGCTTGCCCGAAATGTCAGATGTTCCGGATGGTTTACGATTGTCCAGCAGAGAGCTGCCAAGGTAAAAAGATGGAATCTCAGTTATGCAGAGCATGTAAGTTTTGCATTTTACGGTGTTATCAATGTGGTCGGTGCATCAATGGCATCGAATATGAGGAAACATTTTGTTTAGAGCCGCTTTGCTCAGGTTGCTGGAAGCAGGTCATGAACTGCCAAGAGACCAGATACTGTCTTCGTCTTTATGGCTAG